A single genomic interval of Hoplias malabaricus isolate fHopMal1 chromosome 7, fHopMal1.hap1, whole genome shotgun sequence harbors:
- the cep57l1 gene encoding centrosomal protein CEP57L1, producing MDRFRESVSYVDSPSKQSYIGSYYNPPEKMSHQMCATTVPLRQDKAKKAINLKEITAQTYQTTPDAGSRAVIAALKTLQEKMRRLELERVQAERNVEQFSQAAHCYSSSIANTEPQVGARGKDSTRRKELVSQLHSAEARCSLLEKQLDYMRKMLEDAERERITSVNTEESKLLSAERTVHDPQIQTQLQKLDRLERQYVKLTTTQSEAERKIEHLELKLLEEEHERKLVQEKAEELQRELEANLFTISTAEVKHKRKKSKEKALSKKSVRTEVSVPKCLPKAKRMPFVAGTSTSPSHSLNANVQSVLHLMKTRQPRLCEKVYASQRRTENHKSTHQTAPSPSERAAALDSLSELLLALQDELGQMSFEHQELVKQIDETDQFELKEDLERELDCLVRRMEEKSTQISKLRKHQQTVQKLSQCSPKQKARLAASAEGKNLNGAMSGVQALPCSPVKVSSSRTQKPHIVSQERLQLLRNAQKLRTSLRQQDINWET from the exons ATGGACCGTTTTAGAGAGTCG GTTTCTTATGTAGACTCCCCTTCTAAACAAAGCTATATCGGAAGCTATTATAATCCTCCAGAGAAGATGTCCCATCAAATGTGTGCTACCACAGTGCCACTCAGACAGGACAAAGCTAAGAAAGCCATAAATCTAAAAGAAATCACTGCACAGACTTATCAAACAACCCCTGATGCAGGGAGCAGAG CGGTGATAGCAGCTCTGAAGACTCTGCAGGAGAAGATGAGGCGTCTAGAGCTGGAGCGAGTGCAAGCAGAGAGGAATGTGGAGCAGTTCTCCCAGGCTGCTCATTGCTATTCCAGCTCTATTGCAAACACCGAACCGCAGGTTGGAGCTAGAGGGAAGGACTCGACAAGAAGAAAAG agCTGGTGTCTCAGTTGCACTCAGCAGAAGCACGTTGCTCTCTGCTGGAGAAACAGTTGGATTATATGAGAAAGATGTTGGaggatgcagagagagagagaatcacttcagtaaacacagag GAGAGCAAACTGCTCTCTGCAGAGAGGACAGTCCATGATCCACAGATCCAGACTCAGCTACAGAAATTGGACAGATTGGAGAGACAATATGTAAAGCTCACGACCACTCAATCTGAGGCAGAG AGGAAAATTGAGCATTTGGAACTGAAGTTACTTGAAGAGGAACATGAACGCAAGCTTGTGCAGGAGAAAGCAGAGGAG ttacagagagAACTGGAGGCTAATCTGTTCACCATTTCAACTGCTGAAGTCAAACATAAAAGGAAGAAGAGTAAGGAGAAAGCCTTAAGTAAG AAATCGGTGAGAACAGAGGTTTCAGTCCCTAAGTGCCTCCCAAAGGCCAAGCGCATGCCGTTTGTTGCTGGAACT TCAACAAGCCCGAGTCATTCACTTAATGCCAACGTTCAGAGTGTTCTGCACCTGATGAAGACCAGACAGCCACGACTTTGTGAGAAAGTTTATGCTTCTCAGAGAAGAACAGAAAACCACAAGTCCACTCATCAAACCGCACCATCCCCCAGTGAGAGAGCTGCAGCTCTGGACAGCTTGTCGGAACTGCTGCTAGCCTTGCAGGATGAACTAGGCCAGATGAGCTT TGAGCATCAGGAACTTGTCAAACAGATAGATGAGACTGATCAATTTGAACTAAAGGAGGATCTGGAGAGAGAGCTGGACTGCTTGGTAAGAAGGATGGAGGAAAAATCAACGCAAATCTCCAAGCTACGCAAGCATCAGCAAACA GTCCAGAAGCTCTCTCAGTGCAGTCCTAAGCAGAAGGCCAGGCTTGCAGCCAGTGCAGAGGGTAAAAATTTGAATGGAGCTATGAGTggggttcaagccctgccttGCTCCCCTGTTAAGGTCTCGTCCTCTAGAACACAGAAACCTCACATAGTCAGTCAGGAGCGCCTGCAGCTCCTCAGAAACGCCCAGAAGCTACGCACAAGTCTCCGCCAACAAGACATAAACTGGGAAACATAG